A genomic stretch from Schistosoma haematobium chromosome 4, whole genome shotgun sequence includes:
- a CDS encoding hypothetical protein (EggNog:ENOG410V8IG~COG:T) produces the protein MENQFNRHHGAQRRLFTVGQKVLAMDYRGKHPTWTAGRILKKKGSVVYEVSVGSEVWVRHANQLKATSIASNKIQYRLPLDVLLDTFEIKTPGIDTSVSVQEKSDTSLLPRRWTNRKHRPVTRLQLDPSTRSYESAQRGGVSGT, from the coding sequence ATGGAGAATCAGTTTAACCGACATCATGGGGCACAAAGACGATTGTTCACGGTGGGACAAAAAGTGCTTGCTATGGACTATCGTGGGAAACATCCTACATGGACAGCTGGTCGGATCTTGAAAAAGAAGGGGAGTGTGGTTTACGAGGTGTCAGTTGGCTCGGAAGTTTGGGTACGTCATGCTAACCAATTGAAAGCAACCTCGATAGCCAGCAACAAGATTCAATATCGATTACCTCTTGATGTTCTGCTAGACACCTTTGAAATCAAAACGCCGGGAATAGACACATCAGTTTCTGTGCAAGAAAAGAGTGATACTTCTTTATTGCCTAGACGATGGACTAATCGAAAGCACAGGCCAGTCACTCGGTTGCAGTTGGACCctagcaccagatcctacgaatctgctcagaggggaggtgttagcgggacatag